In a single window of the Streptomyces sp. CGMCC 4.7035 genome:
- a CDS encoding TatD family hydrolase, with amino-acid sequence MRIFDPHIHMTSRTTDDYEAMHAAGVRAVVEPSFWLGQPRTSPASFLDYFDSLLGWEPFRAAQYGIAHHCTLALNPKEAGDPRCVPVLDELPRYLVKDQVVAVGEIGYDSMTPAEDTALAVQLQLAADHQLPALVHTPHRDKPAGLRRTLDVVRESALPPERVLVDHLNETTVKEAKDSGCWLGFSVYPDTKMDEQRMVAILREYGPEQVLVNSAADWGRSDPLKTRRVGDLMLAEDFTEDDVDRVLWRNPVAFYGLSGRLNLDLAAPGTTHEGNSVLRGVPKDGTTTGTAEA; translated from the coding sequence ATGCGCATCTTCGACCCCCACATCCACATGACGTCACGGACCACGGACGACTACGAGGCCATGCACGCCGCAGGCGTCCGCGCCGTGGTCGAGCCGTCCTTCTGGCTCGGCCAGCCCCGCACCTCGCCCGCCTCCTTCCTCGACTACTTCGACTCCCTCCTGGGCTGGGAACCCTTCCGCGCCGCCCAGTACGGCATCGCCCACCACTGCACCCTCGCCCTCAACCCCAAGGAGGCGGGCGACCCCCGCTGCGTCCCGGTCCTCGACGAACTGCCCCGGTATCTCGTCAAGGACCAGGTCGTGGCCGTCGGCGAGATCGGCTACGACTCCATGACCCCCGCCGAGGACACCGCCCTGGCCGTCCAGCTCCAGCTCGCCGCCGACCACCAGCTGCCCGCACTCGTCCACACCCCCCACCGCGACAAGCCGGCCGGCCTGCGTCGCACCCTCGACGTCGTCCGGGAGTCCGCGCTGCCCCCGGAGCGCGTCCTGGTCGACCACCTCAACGAAACCACCGTCAAGGAGGCCAAGGACAGCGGATGCTGGCTGGGCTTCTCCGTCTATCCGGACACCAAGATGGACGAGCAGCGGATGGTCGCGATCCTCCGTGAGTACGGGCCCGAACAGGTCCTGGTGAACTCCGCCGCCGACTGGGGCAGGAGCGACCCGCTCAAGACCCGAAGAGTCGGCGACCTGATGCTCGCCGAGGACTTCACCGAGGACGACGTCGACCGGGTCCTGTGGCGCAACCCCGTCGCCTTCTACGGGCTCAGCGGCCGCCTGAACCTCGACCTCGCCGCGCCGGGCACCACCCACGAGGGCAACTCCGTCCTCCGCGGCGTCCCCAAGGACGGCACCACCACCGGCACCGCGGAGGCGTGA
- the eboE gene encoding metabolite traffic protein EboE, giving the protein MRFRHPDGSTVHLAYCTNVHPAETLDGVLAQLRDHCQPVRRRLGRDRLGIGLWLAKDAAHALVSDPSALRALRTELDHRGLEVVTLNGFPYQGFGAEKVKYRVYKPDWGDSERLDHTTALARVLAGLLPDDVTEGSISTLPLAWRTAEDEQRATTARTALRTLGQRLDALAELTGRSIRVGLEPEPGCIVETTGDAIAPLTAIAHNRIGICVDTCHLATSFEDPHTALDALTRARLPIVKSQLSAALHAEHPHLPEVREALAAFDEPRFLHQTRTSTAAGLRGTDDLGEALHGDVLPDGSAWRAHFHVPLHAAPAAPLTSTLPVLKAALTRLVGGPHPLTRHLEVETYTWQALPPELRPRARAQLADGIAAELTLARDLLTDLGLKELP; this is encoded by the coding sequence ATGCGCTTCCGCCACCCCGACGGCTCGACCGTCCACCTTGCCTACTGCACCAACGTCCACCCCGCCGAAACCCTCGACGGCGTCCTCGCCCAGCTCCGCGACCACTGCCAGCCCGTCCGCCGCCGCCTCGGCCGCGACCGTCTCGGCATCGGCCTGTGGCTCGCCAAGGACGCCGCCCACGCCCTGGTCAGCGACCCGTCCGCCCTGCGCGCCCTGCGCACCGAACTCGACCACCGCGGCCTCGAAGTCGTCACCCTCAACGGCTTTCCGTACCAGGGCTTCGGCGCCGAGAAGGTCAAGTACCGCGTCTACAAACCGGACTGGGGCGACTCCGAACGCCTGGACCACACCACCGCCCTCGCCCGCGTCCTCGCGGGCCTGCTTCCCGACGACGTCACCGAAGGCAGCATCTCCACCCTGCCCCTCGCCTGGCGCACCGCCGAGGACGAACAGCGCGCCACAACGGCCCGCACCGCACTGCGCACCCTCGGCCAACGCCTCGACGCCCTGGCGGAGCTGACCGGCCGCTCCATCCGCGTCGGCCTGGAACCGGAACCCGGCTGCATCGTCGAGACCACCGGCGACGCCATCGCCCCGCTGACCGCGATCGCCCACAACCGCATCGGCATCTGCGTGGACACCTGCCACCTCGCCACCTCCTTCGAAGATCCGCACACCGCCCTGGACGCGCTCACCCGGGCCCGCCTCCCCATCGTCAAGTCCCAGCTCTCAGCAGCCCTGCATGCCGAACACCCCCATCTGCCCGAAGTCCGCGAGGCCCTCGCCGCCTTCGACGAACCCCGCTTCCTGCACCAGACCCGCACCTCCACCGCCGCCGGCCTGCGGGGCACCGACGACCTCGGCGAGGCCCTCCACGGCGACGTCCTGCCGGACGGCTCCGCCTGGCGCGCCCATTTCCACGTTCCGCTGCACGCGGCCCCCGCCGCGCCCCTGACCTCCACGCTCCCCGTCCTGAAGGCCGCGCTGACCCGGCTCGTCGGCGGCCCGCACCCGCTCACCCGACACCTGGAGGTCGAGACCTACACCTGGCAGGCCCTCCCGCCCGAGCTGCGGCCCCGCGCCCGCGCGCAGCTCGCCGACGGCATCGCCGCCGAACTCACTCTCGCCCGCGACCTGTTGACCGACCTCGGCCTGAAGGAACTCCCATGA
- a CDS encoding sugar phosphate isomerase/epimerase family protein: protein MRTRPQAPAPGNTRTPEPTPTRNPLHFGYGTNGLADLRLDDALALLADLGYDGVGLTLDHMHLDPLAPDLAARTRKVARRLEALGLEVTVETGARYVLDPRRKHGPSLLDPDPEDRARRVDLLSRAVRVAADLGAHAVHCFSGITPPGTDQDAAWKRLAETLAPVLEAATTAGIPLAVEPEPGHLLATLADFHRLRHALGDPEALGLTLDIGHCQCLEPLPPADCVRAAAPWLRHVQIEDMRRGTHEHLPFGDGDGDGDIDFPRVLAALSATAYRGLTVVELPRHSHAGPHYAEHSLPFLRKAAATAVSAHAPVAVPAHDEPSTTPEGRTA from the coding sequence ATGAGGACACGCCCACAGGCACCTGCTCCCGGAAACACGCGGACGCCGGAACCGACTCCCACCCGCAACCCCCTCCACTTCGGCTACGGCACCAACGGCCTCGCCGACCTCCGCCTCGACGACGCCCTCGCCCTGCTCGCCGACCTCGGCTACGACGGCGTCGGACTGACCCTCGACCACATGCACCTCGACCCGCTCGCCCCCGACCTCGCCGCCCGCACCCGCAAGGTGGCGCGCCGGCTGGAGGCGCTCGGCCTGGAGGTCACCGTGGAGACGGGAGCCCGCTATGTGCTCGACCCGCGCCGCAAACACGGTCCCTCCCTCCTGGACCCGGACCCGGAGGACCGCGCCCGCCGCGTCGACCTGCTGAGCCGGGCCGTCCGGGTCGCCGCCGACCTCGGCGCTCACGCGGTGCACTGCTTCAGCGGCATCACCCCGCCGGGAACCGACCAGGACGCGGCGTGGAAACGACTGGCCGAGACCCTCGCCCCCGTCCTGGAGGCCGCCACCACCGCCGGCATCCCCCTCGCCGTCGAACCCGAACCCGGCCACCTCCTCGCCACCCTCGCCGACTTCCACCGCCTCCGCCACGCCCTCGGGGACCCGGAAGCCCTGGGCCTCACTCTCGACATCGGACACTGCCAGTGCCTCGAACCCCTCCCTCCCGCCGACTGCGTGCGCGCCGCCGCCCCCTGGCTGCGCCACGTCCAGATCGAGGACATGCGCCGCGGCACCCATGAACACCTCCCCTTCGGCGACGGCGACGGCGACGGCGACATCGACTTCCCGCGCGTCCTCGCGGCCCTGTCCGCCACCGCCTACCGGGGTCTGACCGTCGTCGAACTGCCCCGCCACTCCCACGCCGGGCCCCACTACGCCGAACACTCCCTCCCGTTCCTCCGCAAGGCGGCGGCGACGGCCGTCAGCGCGCACGCGCCGGTCGCCGTACCGGCCCACGACGAGCCCTCCACCACCCCCGAAGGGAGAACCGCATGA
- a CDS encoding EboA domain-containing protein — MTHPHTTPGTPAIGTSLALTPLDEVHAHLDVCLGQGSRAWLHQALDEASVHPGTHGPISVWELRLAEAGRRCGPAHADAARVLILHAAHADTTALTRVYRQGTADERRAVLHALPHLVAGPDAVPLVEDALRTNDTRLLAAAVGPYAARHLAPHPWRHAVLKCLFTGVPVGSVAGLARRARGDTELARMLDDYAAERTAAGRPVPEDLYRVLALTDSAAPEHATDDPHGKES; from the coding sequence ATGACCCACCCGCACACCACCCCCGGCACCCCGGCCATCGGCACCTCCCTCGCCCTCACCCCACTGGACGAGGTCCACGCCCACCTCGACGTCTGCCTCGGCCAGGGCTCCCGCGCCTGGCTCCACCAGGCACTCGACGAGGCCTCCGTCCACCCCGGCACCCACGGGCCCATCTCCGTCTGGGAGTTGCGTCTCGCCGAGGCCGGACGCCGCTGCGGCCCCGCACACGCCGACGCCGCCCGTGTCCTCATCCTCCACGCGGCCCACGCCGACACCACCGCACTCACCCGGGTCTACCGTCAGGGCACCGCCGACGAGCGCCGCGCCGTCCTGCACGCCCTGCCGCACCTCGTAGCGGGCCCCGACGCCGTACCGCTCGTCGAGGACGCGCTGCGCACCAACGACACCCGGCTCCTCGCCGCCGCCGTCGGCCCGTACGCCGCCCGGCACCTCGCCCCCCATCCCTGGCGCCACGCCGTCCTGAAGTGCCTGTTCACCGGCGTCCCCGTCGGCAGCGTGGCCGGCCTGGCCCGGCGTGCGCGCGGCGACACCGAACTCGCCCGCATGCTCGACGACTACGCAGCCGAACGCACCGCCGCGGGCCGTCCCGTACCCGAAGACCTGTACCGCGTCCTGGCCCTGACCGATTCCGCGGCCCCTGAGCACGCCACGGACGACCCGCACGGCAAGGAGTCCTGA
- a CDS encoding SCO3242 family prenyltransferase: protein MSRSDMTARPSQASAGAGRAATPDPHRRNTGNRNSLAAWAELLRLPALFTVPGDALAGAAAVSAHPDLRTVLAIGSSLCLYEAGMALNDWADRDEDAAERPHRPLPSGRIRPTEAFIAACACTAAGLTLASRAGRPALAVAVPLAATVWAYDLILKRTPAGPAAMAAARGLDLLLGAAATAGRTRPALRPAVLLSTHTLAVTTVSRHETRGGSPVAPLAALAATGVLTWRLTRPRAAVFPGRSPADDTVPRQAPSASARGDLLERPRVRDTAGHALRAALAAAYATTAARPCFHATLNPSPPLTQRAVGAGIRAMIPLQAALSARAGAPAAALFTAALAPLAAKFGRKVSLT from the coding sequence ATGAGCCGGAGCGACATGACGGCGCGTCCGTCCCAAGCGAGTGCCGGAGCAGGGCGGGCCGCCACGCCCGACCCGCACCGGAGGAACACCGGGAACCGGAACAGTCTGGCCGCCTGGGCCGAACTGCTCCGTCTGCCCGCCCTGTTCACCGTCCCCGGAGACGCACTCGCCGGTGCGGCGGCGGTCTCGGCACACCCCGACCTCCGTACCGTGCTGGCCATCGGCTCCTCCCTGTGCCTGTACGAAGCGGGCATGGCCCTCAACGACTGGGCCGACCGCGACGAGGACGCCGCGGAACGCCCGCACCGCCCTCTCCCCTCCGGCCGCATCCGTCCCACCGAGGCCTTCATCGCGGCCTGCGCGTGCACGGCGGCGGGCCTGACCCTGGCCTCCCGTGCCGGCCGTCCCGCCCTCGCCGTCGCCGTACCTCTGGCGGCCACCGTCTGGGCGTACGACCTGATCCTGAAGCGGACCCCGGCGGGCCCGGCCGCGATGGCGGCGGCCCGCGGCCTGGACCTGCTCCTCGGCGCCGCGGCCACCGCGGGCCGCACCCGCCCGGCCCTCCGCCCGGCCGTCCTCCTCAGCACCCACACCCTCGCGGTGACCACCGTGTCCCGCCATGAAACGCGTGGCGGCTCGCCGGTGGCTCCGCTGGCGGCGCTGGCCGCGACCGGCGTACTGACCTGGCGGCTGACACGCCCACGGGCCGCGGTGTTCCCAGGCCGGTCCCCGGCCGACGACACCGTCCCACGCCAGGCCCCGTCGGCTTCGGCCCGCGGCGACCTGCTCGAACGCCCCCGTGTGCGGGACACCGCAGGGCACGCCCTACGCGCAGCCCTCGCCGCCGCCTACGCCACGACCGCCGCCCGGCCCTGCTTCCACGCCACCCTCAACCCATCACCCCCGCTCACCCAACGCGCCGTCGGCGCCGGCATCCGCGCCATGATCCCGCTCCAGGCCGCCCTGTCCGCCCGAGCCGGTGCCCCGGCCGCCGCGCTGTTCACCGCTGCGCTGGCCCCGCTCGCGGCGAAGTTCGGGAGGAAGGTGAGCCTCACATGA